From the Penaeus vannamei isolate JL-2024 chromosome 20, ASM4276789v1, whole genome shotgun sequence genome, the window aaccaAGTAAAtaagtttgtgtatacatgtgggtacatgtgtgtgtatatgaatatgtatgtatgtgcatgtatgtataagtgtatgcatgcatttatgtatgtatgtatgtatatgtatatgtgtatgtatgtgtgcatgtgcatgtgtacataaaaATCATATAATTCTTATATTTGGATGGGAATAGGTTGTATAAACAGTTCGGTTAAATCTTACAttttaataagtaaatatatgtaaatatatttggaatataatatcacaatatataaaaatgacTTTTGACATGTACACCCAGTCATTCTACAATTTACAGAGTCTCGCTTCCACTTTCAGAACACACTATACACCATCATATTCCACAGGGCAACAAACACACAGCATTATGGAATGTCAATGCTGAAACCATTTTTTCCAACTCTTTCATTCACTTTGGTTCTGTTGAGTTTGGTACCATCTCTCAAGTtattatttgagagagagaaaaaacaaacaaacattatatgGTTATGAGAACTTAAGGGGAGAGTAAACCATACATTATCCTCTTTATactgtttcccttcccctttaattTTTTGGTAATCAGGTCATTTATATACAAAGAgccaaaaaaaggggagagaaggaaaggttatGGGGGAAattatgcatacacgcatacaaacttATGATGATGAATTACCAGTACATATGTCGCTAAAGCTTTGTTGTCTTTCATCATTGTTAACTAAATGTATGGTGACAAACACAATGATATTCAAAGGATGAAGTACCAATCACACATGCATTAAAATGAGTAAAAGGAATCTGTGGGATTAAATGCAATGAGTTTATGAAGATACCTTAAGAGTTAAGGAATGTGTGCCGACATTGATACAACAAAGGTTAAGGCCAGTAAAGACTAAAAAAAGTACAGCctccaaaaacaaaaaatctttatGAAACACAAAAGATGTATATACttctaaaataatggtaatatttccaTGTTGCTTTCTTATTCCAAAAAAATTATAGCAGATATAAGAATTAATTAGtttttcaagaagaaaaatcataataattatctctTCAACATGCAAATTTAACATCaacaatgaaatatgaaaaaaagaaaattgtgaatGAAGGTAGTTGCTGCAACTTAAATGTTCTATGTCAGTTTCTATATACATCTCTAGCCTATCAATTATTACCCCTAAGTTAGCATTTAAGAAACATGAACATTATGAATATAGCAACACATCATAAGTGAAATAATGTGTATCTCATTACGTGTCTGAATATCCTcttgaggaaaaaataaataaaagcaaaatcatTAAATACTGTATCAACTGCTATGGACCTGAAACCTTTTATATTCTTCTAGAAAATATCTTTGAAGTTGGTGATAAGGTTGACTTTTGCATGTTGAAATTGGGTGATTGTGGGGAGGATAGCACAATGCGGCTGATTGAAATGTTTTGCTGGCCGCTGGGGTTTTCAGTGCTCTCCGTCACACTAATGATGGCTGGCCTGCAGGGCTCTTGCTGGTAGGGAGGCAGACCCAGGATGCCTGAGAACATAGCCTGGTTTTGGTTAAGCCTGCTACCACCATCGGCCAGAGGGGAGGCCTGCTTTGCCTTCAGGCTAAGGACACTCTGAGAGGAAGCAAGACCACTGCTGGAGGGACGACTCCGGATGTCTTGGCTGTTCTCGTCACTTGTGATAATCCTGGTAGGCTTCAGTGCAAGACCCTGGCTACCATGGGCAACTCCTGACTGAAGTGATCCATAAAATGGTTTTGGCAAGAGAACACTTGGAATGTATTCAGCTTCCTTTATGGCTGGCATGGCCAGGGACTTGGAGCTCGTGCGTATTTGGTGGACATTTTCTGACAAGGGGATTCTTTGTTGATGGTCAGAAAGGTTGAACTTAAGCACACTTTCTGGTGATGGCACAACACTGGACACAGCACTGAGGATGCTTATCTGGGGTAGCTGCTTGTTTCCTTCAGGTGTGCTTGTCTTAGGGCCTTCAGTCAACTTCTTGGCTCCTTTAATAGGAACTGGGGTCTTCTTGACCAGGGGTTGCTTGTTTTCAGGAGTGCTGGTCTTTGGTGTTCTTTTGGTGAGCCTGTTGTCAGCAGGAGTCTTGATATGAGGAGTTTTATGGATGGCTGTTGCCCCCTCACTTTCCAACAGCCTCGTCTTCAGAGCTGTTTCTGTGCTGAGGGGTTCTGGACCAGTCTTCAAGCCcaaggtgttggaaggtgttacATTCCTAGATTTGAAAGGACTCTTGAGACGAGGAGTGTCCATCTTGTCCTCCCCTTTCTTTGGTGTAATGACATGGACTCGAGGCCTCCTGAACACCTTCATGCCTGCCTGGAGTGCCTTTGCAGTCCTGTCTTGGAAGGAATTTCTTCTCTGGGTTGAGGGACCTCTTTTCATGGGAGAACGCAGAGGCGTCCAGTTGGGGTTCTCAAACCTTTCACGTAACATAGAGAACTTTCTCCTTGGTCTGTTGTTGGATGGGTCTGACCGGACTGGGGTAGCTCCTGGGCCAAACTTCAATGGGCGAGGTGTGCATGGCGTAGCTGCTGTGGCTCCTCCTTGATTGCTGGTCTGCTtggcttcctcttcttccctcttcttttgctCCTCTATCAGCTGACTCACCTCCAATAAGGTCTTGTTGTCTGGGACTGAAATGGCTCTCATCATTTCCCTTGAGGTATCACGTGTGCTTCGCTTGGAAGCAAGTGAACCAGAAGAGctgttctttctcattctctcactataATATCTGAATGAAAGGTCAGACATTGTGGAGTAATACAGATTGCAGAGAGATTCCTTGGCCCGAACATCACCAATGGTGACTACTAAGGAAGACTTGCTTGTGAGGGAACTCATCTGTGATGACGTATTAGAGGTGTCTGGCTTTGCAACATCTCCAACCCAAATAGTCTCATAATTGGGAATGTTGTCCACAGAGCTGGATTTGTTCATGGCTTTATTTGCTCGAAGCTGATTCAGCACTGCCATGAGCCTGCTGTCATCCTTTGCTTCGTCTGAGACCTGCTTATTATCAGCTTCTATCTCATTCTTCACTTCCTTatcaccttctccttctgcttctctctcctcctcctcttcctcagtctCTTCCAGACAGGTTTCCAGGCGAAGGGTGCTCAAATCGGGCAGTGATCTTGACAAAACGGACTCGGAATCATCAATAACACTGTTTGATCTCAATGCCTGTAAACCTCTGACAGAACTATAGTCAGAGTGGAAACTAGACATTAAAGTGCTGTCCAATGCCTTAAGTCTCTCCTTATATGTACTGTCGTCATGAATCCTGTCCTCAATGTCTGAGTAGGTTTTCCAGTGACGAAGACCCCACATTGCCCTGTTAATGTTGACGGCACAGATGTTTTCATAGTCATGTGGCACAGAGGCCTGTGTTGACTGTGTTTCATTAAGATTCTGTGCAATGACAAGGTTAGCAGGCTTTGGAGGTAGGTTTCGCCTGGCATCTTGTCCCTCATATATGTTTTCGTAATCTGACTGGTTCTCTGAGCTGGTTCCTGAAGATTCCATTTCAATGATGTGCATTCGATCAATAACTGCAAGCTCTACATTGGGCACAGGGGCCTTGGAGAGCTGAGCCTCACTATGATCTAGCTCCATTTCCTGTGACTTTGAGGTAAGGTTAATTGTACTAGTTGTGATGTGAGGTAGTGACGTTAGTCTCACATCAGTCTCTGAGTTTGTTGCATCTCTTTTTCTCACACTTGTTCTTAATATACTTGAGCCACTGTGTTGACTGCCTGACAGCAACCCACTTCTGACACTTGTCTGActtgttgtttttgatttttggGGAATACCCACACTGTTGGGACTAGAATGGACTGATTCACCGATAGCTGCACCACTATTGACACTTTTGATACACAGCTGATTAGACTCTTGTGGTAAACTTGTTTCTGTTGTGCCGGGACTCTGCTCCCCTGCACTGCATAGACTCCGGAAATCAGACTGAGAGAGCCGGTACTCCAACTCCCTTGTCACTGTCCTCTCCAGGGAGCTCGGACTTGCTTCCTCTACCACTGGACTCTCCTCAgagttcttcttctcctcaggTACCTCACTCTGGCTCTGAGAAGTGCCTTCCTCAACCACCTCAGCAACTTGCATCTCACTGGTGCAAGACACATTGGCCAAAAGATCTTGCACAGAGCACATCATCTCCACAGGGCGCTGCATATGGGACACCAGAGGCGGGGAGGCTGAGGACTGTGATGCAGAGGATGCTGGGGAACTCTCTAGGCTCACTCCTGGGGCTGACAGGATACTGTAAGGTGGTGTCTGGGTTAGTTTAAGTACATTTGACAAGCAGAGTGCAGTTAAAATTATGCCAAGTTAATGAAACACCTAGATACACAAGTACATGATACAAAGAgattatatatgcatctatccatGTTTAAGTATTAAGAAGAAGGAACaacaggaatgagagagaaaattaagtaAAAGCAATACATACCATTTGACTGTCTTTTGTGTTGCTgtagcatacatatatttaatgtttCTTCTGGTTGATTCTCTGAAGGTGCTGTTAGCATTGGAATCTAGTGTGTGGCTATtgtctgcctccttcccccccttttctagtTCACCTGGCTCATCTTTTATGAACATCCTGATGGGTCCAATAGGGTGAAAGAACCGGTAGTATATGACTAAACAAAGAAGACCTGTGAAGTAAAACAAATTATACATGTCAGAAAATGAGTAATATGCATCTTACAGACACTAAACCAATAAACCAAAGGCTTtcaaatcacatacacacacatacaaaaaacgtATCCCTATTTCTGAGAGAAGGATGCaaaggagagatagtgagaagagagagcaatGCCACAGAAACACTCACCAAGAGCCATGCCCCCAAAGACCAGACCAAGGGCAGCTAACCGCAAGACCTGCTGGTGGTCACTCATGAAGAAATAGTAGAGGGTGAATGCTGTGTTCTCTGCCACTGTGACTGTGTAAAAGGCCAGCATACGCCACCGAGACCTTCCATCCtagtcaaagaaaaataaaaataaaatttagatACAATAGGTACAGCTGTATATACAAGCTtctccctgtatgtgtgtgtgtgtgtgtgtgtgtgtgtgtgtgtgtgtgtgtgtgtgtgtgtgtgtgtgtgtgtgtgtgtgtgattgtttgtgtgtacttgttggtgtgtgtgtgtgtgcttgtgtttacatgcttgtgtgtgtgtgtgcttgtgtttacatgcttgtgtgtgtatgtgcttgtgtgtgtatgcttgtgtgtgtgtgtgtgtgtgtgtgtgtgtgtgtgtgtgtgtgtgtgtgtgtgtgtgtgtgtgtgtgtgtgtgtgtgtgtgtgtgtatgtgtgtgtgtatgtgtgtgtgtatgtgtgtgtgtgtgtgtatatgtatatgtgtgtgtgtatgtgtgtgtgtgtgtgtatatgtgtgtgtgtgtgtgtatgtgtgtgtgtgtatgtgtgtgtgtgtgtgtgtgtgtgtgtgtgtatgtgtgtgtgtgtgtatgtgtgtgtgtatgtgtgtgtgtgtgtgtgtgtgtgtgtgtgtatgtgtgtgtatgtgtgtatgtgtgtatgtgtgtgtgtatgtgtgtgtgtgtgtatgtgtgtgtgtatgtgtgtgtgtgtgtgtgtgtatgtgtgtgtgtgtatgtgtgtgtgtgtgaatgtgtgtgtgtgtgtgtgtgtatgtgtgtgtgtatgtgtatgtgtatgtgtatgtgtgtgtgtatgtgtgtgtgtatgtgtgtgtgtgtgtatgtgtgtgtgtgtatgtgcttgtgtgtgtgtgcctctgtatgtatgtgtgcatgtgcttgtgtgtgtgtgtgcctcagtatttatgtgtgtatgtgcttgtgtgtgtgtgtgcctcagtacttatgtgtgtatgtgtgcctcagtatttatgtgtgtatgtgcttgtgtgtgtgtgtgtgtgtgtgtgtgtgtgtgtgtgtgtgtgtgtgtgtttgtgtgtgtgtgtatgtgtgtgtgtatgtgtgtgtgtatttatgtgtgtatgtgcttgtgtgtgtgtgtgcctcagtatttgtgtgtgtatgtgcttgtgtgtgtgtgtgtgtatgtgcttgtgtgtgtgtgcttgtgtgtgtgtgcttgtgtgtgtgtgtgtgtgtgtgtgtgtgtgtgtgtgtgtgtgtgtgtgtgtgtgtgtgtgtgtgtgtgtgtgtgtgtgtgtgtgtgcgtgcttgggtgtatgtgtgtgcgtgcttgggtgtatgtgtgtgcgtgcttgggtgtatgtgtgtgcgtgcttgggtgtatgtgtgtgcgtgcttgggtgtatgtgtgtgcgtgcttgggtgtatgtgtgtgcgtgcttgggtgtatgtgtgtgtatgtgcttgggtgtatgtgtgtgcttatgtgtgtgtgtgtgtgtgtatgcttgtttgtgtgtgtatgcttgtttgtgtgtgtatgcttgcttgtgtgtgtatgcttgtttgtgtgtatgcttgtttgtgtgtatgcttgtttgtgtgtgtgtatgcttgtttgtgtgtgtgtatgcttgtttgtatgtgtgtatgcttgtttgtgtgtgtatgcttgtttgtgtgtgtatgcttgtttgtgtgtgtatgcttgtttgtgtgtgtatgcttgtttgtgtgtgtatgcttgtttgtgtgtgtatgcttgtttgtgtgtatgcttgtttgtgtgtgtgtgcttgtttgtgtgtgtgtgtgtgtgtgtgcttgtttgtgtgtgtgtgtgtgcttgtttgtgtgtgtgtgtgtgtgtgtgcttgtttgtgtgtgtgtgtgtgcttgtttgtgtgtgtgtgtgtgcttgtttgtgtgtgtgtgtgcttgtttgtgtgtgtgtgtgcttgtttgtgtgtgtgtgtgcttgtttgtgtgtgtgtgtgtgcttgtttgtgtgtgtgtgtgtgtgtgtgtgtgtgtgtgtgtgtgtgtgtgtgtgtgtgtgtgtgtgtgtgtgtgcttgtgtgtgtgcttgtgtgtgtgtgtgggtgtgcttgtgtgtctgtgtgtgtgcgtgtgtgtgtgtgtttgtgtgtgtgtgtgtgtgtgtgtgtgtgtgtgtgtgtgtgtgtgtgtgtgtgtgtgtgtgtgcatgtgtgtgtgtgcatgtgtgtgtgtgtgtgtgtgtgtgtttgtgtgtgtgtgtgtgtgtgtgtgtatgtgtgtgtttgagtgtgtgtgtgcttgtgtgtgtgcatgtgttaacCTACAGAGAAAATTTTGACATACCTTTAAGttgaaaaagcaaaagcaacagatGACAGCCATAATGAAGTTGAAGATCATTTTCTCTAAAGTTGAAACCCCATACTCTGCCTTCTGCTTGACAACCCAGATGAACATCACCAACAAGTGTGCACCTGTTCCAAGAAAAGTTACAAATTATTCAAATATGAgcctttaattttatttatagaaCAGCAAGAGCCATCTTTTACAATTCATATATTTTGCTGATTctataatacaaatgatagtaCTCCAATAATGACAAGTCCtgtaacaaacacatacaaataacaaaatgcaaAAATACAGACCCATGATCACAAGGAGCCACTCATTAAGGACAGTAGCAACAAGTGCAAGCGCAGCCACCCTGGCAGCAATCATCCCCATTCGCCAGAAGGTCTGCAGAACAAGCCCAGATACAGTCATCTTGTGCTTGGCTGGCAGGGTGTTCCGCATGGCTTTGGTATAGGCTGCAATGCCCCATCCAAGGGAGGCCATTGAGGACAAAGCAGTAATGGCTGTGCAGAAAATACAATAGTTAGTTATCATCATAtgcttgtatttctttttatggtTTGTATAGTTCACAACTTCTAATTCTTAACTGACTCCTAGAGACTCCTAAATTAATAAACAATGCTCACCTGTCCAGGCACTGTAATCATGGTGCGACATCATGATATATAGCTGCAGGACGAGCTGTGGTGCCGATTCCAGGAAGGATTCAAACAGACGCAACATGCACACATCACTCTGCTGCCGGTACATGTCTCTGA encodes:
- the LOC113810806 gene encoding uncharacterized protein, which produces MAGSSDEGDTRGDYFRPLPRTDGRTVTPKMPTFTYFDAGFLLVSMATFAVDVGTDLNLVIRYFLEGSVIWAGLTLALVLVPAVVVMIMSMKWHYVEAEAEAEYAANEAEQTSDSEKKPVKTPSVSKLCWLAHICLWGILHRYILLFKSGIRAQRTKDTEDFRDMYRQQSDVCMLRLFESFLESAPQLVLQLYIMMSHHDYSAWTAITALSSMASLGWGIAAYTKAMRNTLPAKHKMTVSGLVLQTFWRMGMIAARVAALALVATVLNEWLLVIMGAHLLVMFIWVVKQKAEYGVSTLEKMIFNFIMAVICCFCFFNLKDGRSRWRMLAFYTVTVAENTAFTLYYFFMSDHQQVLRLAALGLVFGGMALGLLCLVIYYRFFHPIGPIRMFIKDEPGELEKGGKEADNSHTLDSNANSTFRESTRRNIKYMYATATQKTVKCILSAPGVSLESSPASSASQSSASPPLVSHMQRPVEMMCSVQDLLANVSCTSEMQVAEVVEEGTSQSQSEVPEEKKNSEESPVVEEASPSSLERTVTRELEYRLSQSDFRSLCSAGEQSPGTTETSLPQESNQLCIKSVNSGAAIGESVHSSPNSVGIPQKSKTTSQTSVRSGLLSGSQHSGSSILRTSVRKRDATNSETDVRLTSLPHITTSTINLTSKSQEMELDHSEAQLSKAPVPNVELAVIDRMHIIEMESSGTSSENQSDYENIYEGQDARRNLPPKPANLVIAQNLNETQSTQASVPHDYENICAVNINRAMWGLRHWKTYSDIEDRIHDDSTYKERLKALDSTLMSSFHSDYSSVRGLQALRSNSVIDDSESVLSRSLPDLSTLRLETCLEETEEEEEEREAEGEGDKEVKNEIEADNKQVSDEAKDDSRLMAVLNQLRANKAMNKSSSVDNIPNYETIWVGDVAKPDTSNTSSQMSSLTSKSSLVVTIGDVRAKESLCNLYYSTMSDLSFRYYSERMRKNSSSGSLASKRSTRDTSREMMRAISVPDNKTLLEVSQLIEEQKKREEEEAKQTSNQGGATAATPCTPRPLKFGPGATPVRSDPSNNRPRRKFSMLRERFENPNWTPLRSPMKRGPSTQRRNSFQDRTAKALQAGMKVFRRPRVHVITPKKGEDKMDTPRLKSPFKSRNVTPSNTLGLKTGPEPLSTETALKTRLLESEGATAIHKTPHIKTPADNRLTKRTPKTSTPENKQPLVKKTPVPIKGAKKLTEGPKTSTPEGNKQLPQISILSAVSSVVPSPESVLKFNLSDHQQRIPLSENVHQIRTSSKSLAMPAIKEAEYIPSVLLPKPFYGSLQSGVAHGSQGLALKPTRIITSDENSQDIRSRPSSSGLASSQSVLSLKAKQASPLADGGSRLNQNQAMFSGILGLPPYQQEPCRPAIISVTESTENPSGQQNISISRIVLSSPQSPNFNMQKSTLSPTSKIFSRRI